A region from the Lolium perenne isolate Kyuss_39 chromosome 4, Kyuss_2.0, whole genome shotgun sequence genome encodes:
- the LOC139839072 gene encoding uncharacterized protein, whose translation MGSPIILADMKKLLEETLDAKLDFKLGQMETDINSLKEQAMAQQLAIARLENSVLSSGPGKAGVEHDNAPSSQDGDRTKIKAGGAVPKFHKLEFPVYDGKEDPLPWLTRVEQFFTGQGTVDDGRTWLASYHLTGKAILWYRELVTERGSEPPWDDFTKALNKRFGPRIQRTQLGGIKNLRQLGSVDEYEDKFLTLVARCCDLTTMHKVELFVAGLRNPIRTDVGLQYPTTLEEAMEHARAYEQRTMPDEDGWDAEPALIGTSAIKPAPSKLLTKPSTPVLAPPLRPTAFADGAGGKPILTGRRPFKRLTPSEMDERRTKGQCFNCDEQFVPGHRCKRLFMCYIDGDDTYDDDDTSEMEVSLNALTGINSANTMQLRVMVHGVELLALVDSSSTHNFIAEEAAARVGIDIIQRPDMRVAVANGDRVTSNGVCRNLVLTVGLEEFWVDCYTLALGGIDIVLGVQWLRSLGPIYWDFTKLAMTFWHEDHHVTLLGEASTGARAASCDGQDLLAALLEDFAFLFAEPQGLPPSRPCDHRIHLLPGATPAVVRPYRYPTIQKDEIER comes from the coding sequence GCTGGACTTCAAGCTAGGGCAGATGGAGACCGATATCAACAGCCTCAAGGAACAAGCAATGGCCCAGCAATTGGCCATTGCACGTTTGGAAAACTCTGTTTTGTCAAGTGGCCCAGGCAAAGCAGGGGTTGAGCATGATAATGCACCCAGCTCCCAGGATGGTGATCGCACCAAGATCAAGGCAGGCGGCGCCGTGCCAAAATTTCACAAACTGGAATTCCCAGTCTATGACGGCAAGGAGGATCCACTGCCCTGGTTGACTCGCGTTGAGCAATTTTTTACGGGGCAAGGGACAGTAGATGACGGCAGAACTTGGCTTGCCTCATACCATCTAACAGGCAAGGCGATTCTGTGGTACCGCGAGCTGGTCACTGAGCGCGGTAGTGAACCcccctgggacgatttcaccaaGGCACTCAACAagcgctttggcccaaggattcaACGGACACAACTGGGCGGCATAAAAAATCTGCGTCAGCTCGGTTCAGTGGACGAATATGAGGATAAATTCCTTACCCTTGTCGCTCGCTGTTGTGACCTGACAACAATGCATAAGGTCGAGCTCTTTGTCGCCGGCCTGCGCAATCCCATCCGCACTGACGTCGGCCTCCAGTACCCGACGACCTTAGAAGAAGCCATGGAGCACGCCCGTGCCTATGAACAACGCACCATGCCAGATGAGGATGGTTGGGACGCTGAACCGGCACTGATAGGCACATCGGCTATCAAACCGGCACCTTCCAAGTTGTTGACCAAGCCATCTACGCCGGTGCTAGCGCCACCACTTCGTCCAACTGCTTTTGCAGATGGTGCTGGTGGTAAACCAATCCTTACAGGAAGGCGGCCTTTCAAGCGACTCACACCTTCTGAGATGGATGAGCGCCGCACAAAAGGGCAATGCTTTAACTGTGATGAACAATTTGTTCCTGGGCATCGTTGCAAGCGACTTTTCATGTGTTACATCGACGGGGACGACAcgtatgatgatgatgatacatCAGAGATGGAAGTGTCCTTAAACGCCCTTACGGGCATCAACTCGGCCAATACCATGCAGCTTCGTGTGATGGTACACGGTGTCGAGCTACTTGCACTTGTTGACTCATCATCGACACACAATTTCATTGCGGAAGAAGCTGCTGCCCGTGTGGGAATCGACATTATCCAACGACCCGACATGAGAGTTGCTGTAGCTAATGGGGACCGCGTGACGAGCAATGGTGTATGCCGCAACCTCGTGCTGACCGTTGGACTAGAGGAGTTCTGGGTGGACTGCTATACACTTGCACTTGGTGGAATTGATATTGTCCTCGGAGTACAGTGGTTGCGATCTCTTGGACCTATATACTGGGACTTCACCAAATTGGCCATGACCTTTTGGCATGAGGATCACCATGTCACGTTGCTTGGCGAGGCATCGACAGGCGCACGGGCAGCCTCCTGTGATGGTCAGGACCTTCTAGCAGCTCTTCTAGAAGATTTTGCTTTCCTGTTTGCTGAACCACAGGGGTTGCCGCCATCTCGCCCATGTGACCACCGCATCCATCTCTTACCAGGTGCTACTCCTGCGGTGGTGCGTCCATACCGTTACCCAACAATCCAGAAAGACGAGATTGAGAGATAA